A window from Pseudomonas kribbensis encodes these proteins:
- the truB gene encoding tRNA pseudouridine(55) synthase TruB, with protein MAQVKRIRRNVSGIILLDKPLGFTSNAALQKVRWLLNAEKAGHTGSLDPLATGVLPLCFGEATKFSQYLLDSDKGYETLAQLGKTTTTADAEGEVLQERPVTVGQADIEAVLPKFRGQISQIPPMYSALKRDGQPLYKLARAGEVVEREPRSVTIARLELLAFEGDTARLAVDCSKGTYIRTLVEDIGEQLGCGAYVAELRRTQAGPFTLAQTVTLEELEAVHAEGGNEAVDRFLMPSDSGLQDWPLLQFSEASAFYWLNGQPVRAPDAPKFGMVRVQDHNGRFIGIGEVSEDGRIAPRRLIRSE; from the coding sequence GTGGCTCAGGTCAAACGTATCCGTCGTAACGTCAGCGGCATCATCCTGCTCGACAAGCCGTTGGGGTTCACCTCCAACGCCGCGTTGCAGAAGGTTCGCTGGCTGCTCAACGCCGAGAAGGCCGGTCACACCGGCAGTCTCGACCCGCTGGCCACCGGCGTACTGCCGCTGTGCTTTGGCGAGGCGACCAAGTTCTCGCAGTACCTGCTCGATTCCGACAAGGGTTACGAAACCCTGGCGCAACTGGGCAAGACCACCACCACGGCAGACGCCGAGGGCGAGGTTTTGCAGGAGCGTCCGGTGACCGTTGGTCAGGCCGACATTGAAGCGGTCCTGCCGAAATTTCGCGGTCAAATCAGTCAGATACCGCCGATGTACTCGGCTCTCAAGCGTGATGGCCAGCCGCTGTACAAGCTGGCCCGTGCAGGCGAAGTAGTGGAGCGCGAACCGCGTTCTGTTACTATTGCGCGCTTGGAATTGCTGGCCTTCGAAGGCGATACTGCGCGTCTTGCGGTGGATTGCAGCAAGGGCACCTATATTCGTACCTTGGTGGAGGATATCGGTGAGCAACTCGGTTGTGGTGCGTACGTCGCTGAATTGCGCCGTACCCAGGCCGGGCCTTTCACCCTGGCGCAGACCGTGACCCTCGAAGAGCTGGAAGCGGTACATGCCGAAGGCGGCAACGAAGCGGTCGACCGCTTCCTGATGCCATCGGACAGCGGCCTGCAGGATTGGCCACTGCTGCAGTTCTCGGAAGCGAGCGCGTTCTACTGGCTCAACGGCCAGCCGGTACGTGCCCCGGATGCTCCGAAGTTCGGCATGGTGCGGGTACAGGATCATAACGGTCGCTTCATCGGTATCGGTGAAGTGAGCGAAGACGGGCGCATCGCGCCGCGTCGACTGATTCGGTCAGAATGA
- a CDS encoding DUF1631 domain-containing protein produces MHNDGNVVPLHKAATDQATHSPLARLPVILLQVRDKAAQRLRNGLQELFDNADDTLFEMADRARNDVEQNIFFEAMRDLRLKRKNIERGFLEQFFEAFVGLTQYDPVPNVVPHALQYEDTTARTDDMERSVAIETMVGRVLNRDGFALDQLTARFNALLGKSLDDQHNPLGPAMLCEYFLQAGRNLGVEIKVKLILLKLFERYVLADTDQLFAEANQLLVATGVLPELKPAPARRARDHASASAHSEFDEHDQSPADAGVQEVFAALQELLLHVRGSVAPTLEPSAAPQPISTRDLLRLLSHLQQYVPALAGQEDFDLRNQLEQLLTRVSVKSGKSRIVGGADEDVINLVAMVFDCILDDRNLPDSLKALIARLQIPMLKVAVIDKSFFSRSSHPARRLLNEIAEAAMGWGECDGDARDSLYLRIEQVVQRLLTDFVDDPAIFSELLADFLTFTSDERRRSELLEQRLRDAEEGRAKTELARLRVEQALNQAMLGKVLPPTVVTFVQAAWSKVLLLTCLKHGDQSAEWQADVQTMEQLIWSVQRHEDAESGLRLLSLVPGLLKSLRDGLSSSAFDPFATSEFFSALEALHVRLLRPCTEPDQAESPPMIQVSQAIVLQTAEEGHPMLGPERLPADDASLRQVDQLRLGSWVAFEEDEEHTLRCKLAAIIEATGKYVFVDRTGTKVQERSRIALAMEFRRGTVRALDDTLLFDRALESVLGNLRRLNRGK; encoded by the coding sequence ATGCACAACGACGGGAACGTAGTGCCTTTGCACAAGGCCGCTACCGATCAGGCGACTCACTCGCCGCTCGCCCGCCTGCCTGTGATTCTGCTTCAGGTTCGCGACAAGGCTGCACAGCGCCTGCGCAACGGCCTGCAGGAACTGTTCGATAACGCCGACGATACCCTGTTCGAAATGGCCGACCGGGCCCGCAACGACGTCGAACAGAACATCTTTTTCGAAGCCATGCGCGATCTGCGCCTCAAGCGCAAGAACATCGAGCGCGGCTTTCTCGAACAATTCTTCGAGGCCTTTGTCGGCCTCACTCAATATGATCCCGTGCCGAACGTCGTGCCTCACGCTTTGCAGTACGAGGACACTACGGCGCGCACCGACGACATGGAGCGCAGCGTCGCGATCGAAACGATGGTGGGGCGCGTACTGAATCGTGATGGTTTCGCCCTCGATCAATTGACCGCGCGATTCAATGCGCTGCTCGGCAAATCCCTGGACGATCAACACAACCCGCTGGGCCCGGCAATGCTGTGTGAGTATTTCCTCCAGGCCGGGCGCAACCTGGGCGTGGAGATCAAGGTCAAGCTGATCCTGCTCAAACTGTTCGAGCGCTATGTGCTGGCCGACACCGACCAACTTTTCGCGGAGGCCAACCAACTGTTGGTCGCCACCGGGGTGTTGCCCGAGCTCAAGCCTGCACCGGCCCGCCGGGCCAGGGATCACGCCTCGGCCAGCGCGCACAGCGAGTTCGACGAACACGATCAATCGCCGGCGGACGCGGGCGTGCAGGAAGTTTTCGCTGCACTCCAGGAGTTGCTGTTGCACGTGCGCGGCAGCGTCGCGCCGACCCTTGAACCGAGTGCGGCACCCCAGCCGATTTCCACCCGTGACCTGCTGCGTCTGCTCTCGCACTTGCAGCAGTACGTGCCGGCGTTGGCGGGGCAGGAAGATTTCGATTTGCGCAATCAGCTTGAACAACTGCTGACCCGGGTCAGCGTGAAAAGCGGCAAATCGCGGATCGTCGGCGGTGCGGACGAGGACGTGATCAACCTGGTCGCGATGGTGTTCGACTGCATTCTCGATGACCGCAACCTGCCGGATTCGCTCAAGGCGCTGATCGCCCGCTTGCAGATCCCGATGTTGAAAGTCGCGGTGATCGACAAGAGTTTTTTCAGTCGCAGCAGCCATCCGGCACGACGCCTGCTCAATGAGATCGCCGAAGCGGCCATGGGCTGGGGCGAATGCGACGGCGATGCGCGCGACAGCCTCTATCTGCGCATCGAGCAAGTAGTGCAGCGCTTGCTGACGGATTTCGTCGATGACCCGGCGATTTTCTCCGAGTTGCTGGCGGACTTCCTCACCTTCACCAGCGACGAGCGCCGCCGCAGTGAACTGCTTGAGCAGCGCCTGCGCGATGCCGAAGAGGGCCGGGCGAAAACCGAACTGGCCCGCCTGCGTGTCGAACAGGCGTTGAACCAGGCGATGCTGGGCAAAGTCCTGCCACCGACGGTGGTGACCTTCGTCCAGGCGGCCTGGAGCAAAGTCTTGCTGCTGACGTGCCTCAAGCACGGCGATCAGTCCGCCGAATGGCAGGCCGACGTGCAGACCATGGAGCAGTTGATCTGGAGCGTGCAGCGTCACGAGGATGCCGAGTCGGGCCTGCGTTTGCTGTCACTGGTGCCGGGACTGCTCAAGTCGCTGCGTGACGGGTTGAGTAGCTCGGCGTTCGATCCGTTTGCCACCAGCGAGTTCTTCAGCGCGCTGGAAGCGTTGCACGTTCGTTTGCTCCGGCCTTGCACCGAGCCGGATCAGGCCGAGTCGCCGCCGATGATCCAGGTGTCTCAGGCCATCGTTTTGCAGACCGCCGAAGAAGGTCATCCGATGTTGGGCCCGGAGCGTTTGCCGGCCGATGACGCCAGTCTGCGTCAGGTCGACCAGTTGCGCCTGGGTAGCTGGGTGGCGTTCGAAGAGGATGAGGAACACACCTTGCGCTGCAAACTGGCGGCGATCATCGAGGCGACCGGCAAGTATGTGTTTGTCGACCGCACCGGAACGAAAGTGCAGGAGCGTAGCCGCATCGCACTGGCCATGGAGTTCCGTCGCGGGACGGTGCGGGCGCTGGATGACACCTTGCTGTTCGACCGCGCGCTGGAGTCGGTGCTCGGTAATCTGCGACGGCTCAATCGCGGCAAGTGA
- a CDS encoding methyl-accepting chemotaxis protein, whose protein sequence is MSATSQEVARSAAAAVSSAHSVNDETISGRGLVESQQGSIAALASEIDQSVRVINQLASDSQSISSVLEVIKSIAEQTNLLALNAAIEAARAGEQGRGFAVVADEVRTLAKRTQQSTEEIEQMIAKLHGGVGAAVKAMGVSHSMASGTVGQSEKVQQALENILGAVGMIVDQNQQIAAAVEQQTAVAHDIDQNIVEINRAGERTAEGACQTESASRALSAQVVELKQLISAFRV, encoded by the coding sequence ATGTCGGCGACCTCGCAGGAAGTTGCGCGCAGTGCGGCGGCTGCGGTGAGCAGCGCCCACAGCGTCAATGACGAAACCATCAGCGGACGTGGCCTGGTGGAGTCGCAGCAGGGCAGCATCGCGGCACTGGCCAGTGAGATCGATCAGTCGGTGCGGGTGATCAATCAGTTGGCCAGCGACAGCCAGTCGATCAGCAGCGTGCTGGAGGTGATCAAAAGCATTGCCGAGCAGACCAATCTGCTGGCCCTCAACGCGGCGATCGAGGCGGCGCGGGCCGGTGAGCAGGGCCGGGGCTTTGCGGTGGTGGCGGACGAAGTACGGACGCTGGCCAAACGCACTCAGCAATCGACCGAAGAAATCGAGCAGATGATCGCCAAGCTGCACGGCGGGGTCGGCGCGGCGGTGAAGGCCATGGGCGTCAGTCATTCGATGGCCAGCGGCACCGTCGGACAGTCGGAAAAGGTCCAGCAGGCGCTGGAGAACATCCTTGGTGCGGTAGGCATGATCGTCGATCAGAACCAGCAGATCGCCGCTGCCGTGGAGCAGCAGACCGCAGTGGCTCATGACATCGACCAGAACATCGTCGAAATCAACCGTGCCGGCGAGCGCACGGCCGAAGGTGCCTGTCAGACCGAAAGTGCCAGCCGGGCCCTGTCGGCGCAGGTGGTCGAGTTGAAGCAGTTGATCAGCGCCTTCCGGGTTTAA
- a CDS encoding TatD family hydrolase gives MELIDSHTHLDFPDFDADRAALLTESRALGVRRMVVLGVYEGNWQRVWDLVQGDPDLYAAFGLHPVYLDQHRPEDLLALGDWLTRLRGHRQLCAVGEIGLDYFIETLDRERQQTLFDAQLQLAADFELPALIHVRRSHAAVIATLKRFKLKRGGIIHAFAGSREEAREYIKLGFKLGLGGAPTWPQALRMHRVLADLPLGSVVLETDSPDMAPAMYPGVRNTPAHLPAICNALAGLMNISAEQLAETSTANCCEVFGW, from the coding sequence GTGGAGCTGATCGACAGCCACACCCATCTGGACTTCCCCGACTTCGACGCCGACCGCGCGGCGCTGCTGACCGAAAGCCGCGCCCTCGGGGTGCGGCGGATGGTGGTGCTCGGGGTCTACGAGGGGAACTGGCAGCGGGTGTGGGATCTGGTGCAAGGCGATCCCGATCTGTATGCGGCTTTCGGCTTGCACCCGGTGTATCTGGATCAGCATCGGCCGGAAGACTTGCTTGCGTTGGGCGACTGGCTGACACGGCTGCGCGGTCATCGACAACTGTGCGCTGTCGGCGAAATCGGACTGGATTACTTCATCGAAACCCTCGACCGCGAACGCCAGCAAACGCTGTTCGACGCGCAACTGCAACTGGCAGCGGATTTCGAGTTACCGGCGTTGATTCATGTGCGGCGCAGCCACGCGGCGGTGATTGCCACGCTCAAGCGCTTCAAGCTAAAGCGCGGAGGCATCATCCACGCGTTCGCCGGCAGCCGTGAAGAGGCGCGGGAATACATCAAACTCGGGTTCAAACTGGGTCTCGGCGGCGCGCCGACCTGGCCGCAAGCGTTGCGCATGCATCGAGTACTGGCGGATTTACCGCTGGGCTCGGTGGTGCTGGAAACCGACTCACCGGACATGGCGCCCGCCATGTACCCCGGCGTGCGTAACACACCGGCGCATCTGCCGGCGATCTGCAACGCGCTGGCGGGATTGATGAATATCAGTGCAGAACAACTTGCCGAGACCAGCACCGCCAACTGCTGCGAAGTGTTCGGCTGGTAG
- the ampE gene encoding regulatory signaling modulator protein AmpE, with translation MSFLVLLLAVWIEKFSALRHRVQRDGGWIRELHKLESGNLAKRPWLVLVILVLLPVALLGLLLLVLEPVAYGLLALPVHLLVVIYSLGRGDLLGGLGPFRDAWRREDLQAAAHVAKRDLDICAESGEQLLEQVQRHLLWQAYQSFFAVIFWYFLLGPVAALSYRLLALAEENAQNPALAERAGQLRHAFDWVPVRLLAASLALVGNFVAVSRIMLHELLNWNISAAQLINRVGLAAGEIPPAVVGPEGINTLDCLWELLLRAAVLWYAGFALWTVLIH, from the coding sequence ATGAGTTTTCTGGTGTTACTGCTGGCGGTATGGATCGAGAAGTTCTCGGCCCTGCGCCATCGGGTTCAACGCGATGGCGGATGGATCCGCGAACTGCACAAGCTTGAAAGCGGCAACCTGGCAAAACGGCCGTGGCTGGTGCTGGTCATTCTGGTGCTGCTGCCAGTGGCATTGCTGGGGTTGTTGCTGCTGGTGCTGGAGCCGGTTGCCTATGGCCTGCTGGCCCTGCCGGTGCATTTGCTGGTGGTGATTTACAGCCTGGGGCGCGGCGATCTGCTCGGCGGTCTCGGCCCGTTCCGTGATGCCTGGCGTCGGGAAGACTTGCAAGCCGCCGCTCACGTGGCCAAGCGCGATCTGGATATCTGCGCCGAAAGCGGTGAGCAATTGCTGGAACAAGTGCAGCGGCATCTGTTGTGGCAGGCCTACCAGAGCTTTTTCGCGGTGATTTTCTGGTACTTCCTGCTTGGCCCGGTTGCCGCGCTCAGCTATCGCCTGCTGGCGCTCGCTGAAGAAAACGCACAGAACCCGGCACTGGCCGAGCGGGCAGGGCAGCTACGGCACGCGTTCGACTGGGTGCCGGTGCGCCTGCTGGCGGCGAGTCTGGCTCTGGTCGGCAACTTCGTCGCGGTCAGCCGGATCATGCTGCATGAACTGTTGAACTGGAACATCAGCGCCGCGCAATTGATCAACAGGGTCGGCCTGGCCGCCGGAGAAATTCCGCCCGCCGTCGTCGGCCCGGAAGGCATCAACACCCTCGATTGCCTGTGGGAGCTGCTGCTGCGTGCAGCGGTGTTGTGGTACGCCGGGTTTGCCCTTTGGACCGTCCTGATCCACTGA
- the cra gene encoding catabolite repressor/activator, producing MKLSDIARLAGVSVTTASYVINGKAEQQRISTATVERVRAVVDQHGFTPNPQAAGLRSRHTRTLGFILPDLENPSYARIAKLLEQGARARGYQLLIASSDDAPDSERQLLQLFRARRCDALIVASCLPAGDDSYRQLQAKGLPVIAIDRVMDPEHFCSVVSDDREASLHLTESLLDPQPKQIVLLGARPELSISQERAAGFKQALAGFKGEVLVEHAESFSRECGKQLMEELLQRLGHLPDALVTTSYVLLQGVFDALHDFPLKNRPLRLGTFGDTQLLDFLPLPVNAMAQQHQLIADKALELALAAVEQSDYQPGVQAIARTFKQRIHRD from the coding sequence TTGAAACTCAGTGATATCGCGCGGTTGGCCGGAGTGTCCGTGACCACCGCCAGCTACGTCATCAACGGCAAGGCCGAACAGCAACGCATCAGCACCGCGACCGTCGAGCGGGTGCGGGCGGTGGTCGATCAGCACGGCTTTACTCCCAATCCACAGGCGGCCGGGCTGCGCAGTCGGCACACCCGGACCCTGGGTTTTATCCTGCCGGATCTGGAAAACCCCAGCTACGCGCGGATCGCCAAGCTGCTGGAACAAGGCGCCCGGGCGCGCGGCTATCAGTTGTTGATCGCCAGCTCCGACGATGCGCCGGACAGCGAACGGCAACTGCTGCAACTGTTCCGCGCCCGACGCTGTGATGCGTTGATCGTCGCCAGTTGCCTGCCAGCCGGTGACGACAGCTACCGCCAGTTGCAGGCCAAGGGCTTGCCGGTCATCGCCATCGACCGGGTGATGGATCCGGAACACTTCTGCTCGGTGGTCAGCGACGACCGCGAGGCCAGCCTGCACCTGACCGAAAGCCTGCTCGACCCGCAGCCGAAACAGATCGTGCTGCTGGGCGCCCGCCCGGAACTGAGCATCAGCCAGGAGCGTGCCGCCGGTTTCAAACAGGCCCTCGCCGGCTTCAAGGGCGAAGTGCTGGTCGAGCACGCCGAGTCCTTCAGCCGCGAGTGCGGCAAGCAATTGATGGAAGAACTCCTGCAACGCCTCGGGCATTTGCCGGATGCGCTGGTGACCACGTCCTACGTGCTGTTGCAGGGCGTGTTCGATGCGCTGCATGACTTCCCGCTGAAAAACCGCCCGCTGCGTCTCGGCACGTTTGGCGACACCCAGTTGCTGGACTTCCTGCCGCTGCCGGTCAACGCCATGGCCCAGCAGCACCAGTTGATCGCCGACAAGGCGCTGGAACTGGCGCTGGCGGCGGTCGAGCAATCTGATTACCAGCCTGGCGTGCAGGCCATCGCCCGTACCTTCAAGCAGCGTATTCACCGGGACTGA
- a CDS encoding DUF6388 family protein: MTELTQEQRHEQALEKYKLDAPELMDEIKDLSPDEQKDQIQWAFEDEAEAQGLQPWELTLKYTSTPEEFEAKRLELHKEAAEVLGVDWEEYCEMNNLVV, encoded by the coding sequence ATGACTGAATTGACCCAAGAGCAACGCCACGAACAAGCGCTGGAGAAGTACAAACTTGATGCGCCGGAGTTGATGGACGAGATCAAGGACCTGAGTCCCGATGAGCAGAAGGACCAGATCCAGTGGGCGTTCGAAGACGAAGCCGAAGCCCAGGGTTTGCAGCCATGGGAACTGACGCTCAAGTACACCAGCACCCCTGAAGAGTTCGAGGCCAAGCGCCTGGAACTGCACAAGGAGGCGGCCGAAGTGCTGGGTGTCGATTGGGAAGAGTACTGCGAGATGAACAATCTCGTCGTATAA
- the pnp gene encoding polyribonucleotide nucleotidyltransferase, producing MNPVIKKFQFGQSTVTLETGRIARQASGAVLVTVDDDVSVLVTVVGAKQADPGKGFFPLSVHYQEKTYAAGKIPGGFFKREGRPSEKETLTSRLIDRPIRPLFPEGFMNEVQVVCTVVSTSKKTDPDIAAMIGTSAALAISGIPFDGPIGAARVAFHESTGYLLNPTYEQQAASSLDMVVAGTSDAVLMVESEAKELTEDQMLGAVLFAHDEFQVVINAVKELAAEAAKPTWTWAPAPEATELLAAIRSEFGEAISQAYTITIKADRYARLGELRDQVVAKLSGEEGQPSASDVKAAFGEIEYRTVRENIVNGKPRIDGRDTRTVRPLNIEVGVLPKTHGSALFTRGETQALVVATLGTARDAQLLDTLEGEKKDPFMLHYNFPPFSVGECGRMGGAGRREIGHGRLARRSVSAMLPAADVFPYTIRVVSEITESNGSSSMASVCGASLALMDAGVPMKAPVAGIAMGLVKEGEKFAVLTDILGDEDHLGDMDFKVAGTAKGVTALQMDIKIKGITEEIMEIALGQALEARLNILGQMNQIIGQSRTELSANAPTMIAMKIDTDKIRDVIGKGGATIRAICEETKASIDIEDDGSIKIFGETKEAAEAARQRVLGITAEAEIGKIYVGKVERIVDFGAFVNILPGKDGLVHISMLSDARVEKVTDILKEGQEVEVLVLDVDNRGRIKLSIKDVAAAKASGV from the coding sequence GTGAACCCGGTAATCAAAAAATTCCAGTTCGGTCAGTCGACCGTTACCCTCGAGACTGGCCGTATCGCCCGTCAGGCCTCCGGCGCAGTATTGGTCACCGTTGACGACGACGTCAGCGTATTGGTGACCGTAGTCGGTGCCAAGCAAGCCGATCCGGGCAAGGGCTTCTTCCCTCTGTCCGTTCACTACCAGGAAAAGACTTACGCTGCCGGCAAGATCCCTGGCGGTTTCTTCAAGCGTGAAGGCCGTCCTTCCGAGAAAGAAACCCTGACTTCCCGACTGATCGACCGTCCGATCCGTCCGCTGTTCCCTGAAGGCTTCATGAACGAAGTGCAGGTTGTCTGCACCGTTGTTTCCACCAGCAAGAAGACCGATCCGGACATCGCTGCGATGATCGGTACCTCGGCAGCCCTGGCTATCTCGGGCATCCCGTTCGACGGCCCGATCGGCGCCGCCCGCGTTGCTTTCCACGAAAGCACCGGCTACCTGCTGAACCCGACCTACGAGCAGCAAGCTGCCTCGAGCCTGGACATGGTCGTTGCCGGTACTTCGGACGCCGTGCTGATGGTTGAATCGGAAGCCAAAGAGCTGACCGAAGACCAGATGCTGGGCGCGGTACTGTTTGCTCACGACGAGTTCCAGGTCGTGATCAACGCAGTCAAAGAACTGGCTGCCGAAGCGGCCAAGCCAACCTGGACCTGGGCACCGGCTCCGGAAGCTACCGAGCTGCTGGCCGCCATCCGTTCCGAGTTCGGCGAAGCGATCTCCCAGGCTTACACCATCACCATCAAGGCCGACCGTTATGCGCGTCTGGGCGAGCTGCGTGACCAGGTGGTTGCCAAGCTGTCCGGCGAAGAAGGCCAGCCTTCGGCTTCCGACGTCAAAGCTGCTTTCGGCGAAATCGAATACCGCACCGTTCGCGAAAACATCGTTAACGGCAAGCCGCGTATCGACGGTCGCGACACCCGCACCGTACGTCCGCTGAACATCGAAGTCGGCGTTCTGCCGAAGACCCACGGTTCGGCACTGTTCACCCGTGGCGAAACCCAGGCTCTGGTTGTCGCGACGCTGGGCACCGCCCGTGACGCACAGCTGCTGGACACTCTGGAAGGCGAGAAAAAAGACCCGTTCATGCTGCACTACAACTTCCCTCCGTTCTCGGTGGGCGAGTGTGGTCGCATGGGTGGCGCCGGTCGTCGCGAAATCGGTCACGGCCGTCTGGCCCGTCGTTCGGTTTCGGCCATGCTGCCAGCCGCTGACGTGTTCCCGTACACCATCCGTGTGGTTTCGGAAATCACCGAATCCAACGGTTCGAGCTCGATGGCTTCCGTTTGCGGCGCTTCCCTGGCCCTGATGGACGCTGGTGTTCCGATGAAGGCTCCGGTTGCCGGTATCGCCATGGGTCTGGTTAAAGAAGGCGAGAAATTCGCCGTCCTGACCGACATCCTGGGTGACGAAGACCACCTGGGCGACATGGACTTCAAAGTAGCCGGTACCGCCAAAGGTGTTACCGCGCTGCAGATGGACATCAAGATCAAGGGCATCACCGAAGAGATCATGGAAATCGCTCTGGGCCAGGCCCTGGAAGCGCGCCTGAACATCCTCGGCCAGATGAACCAGATCATCGGTCAGTCGCGTACCGAGCTGTCGGCCAACGCTCCGACCATGATCGCGATGAAGATCGACACCGACAAGATCCGTGACGTTATCGGTAAAGGCGGCGCGACCATCCGTGCGATCTGCGAAGAAACCAAGGCTTCGATCGACATCGAAGACGACGGCTCGATCAAGATCTTCGGCGAAACCAAGGAAGCAGCTGAAGCAGCACGTCAGCGCGTTCTGGGTATCACCGCAGAAGCCGAGATCGGCAAGATCTACGTCGGCAAGGTTGAGCGCATCGTCGACTTCGGCGCGTTCGTCAACATCCTGCCGGGCAAGGACGGTCTGGTTCACATCTCGATGCTGAGCGACGCTCGCGTAGAGAAAGTGACCGACATCCTGAAAGAAGGCCAGGAAGTGGAAGTGCTGGTACTGGACGTGGACAACCGCGGCCGTATCAAGCTGTCCATCAAAGACGTGGCAGCGGCCAAGGCTTCGGGCGTTTAA
- the ampD gene encoding 1,6-anhydro-N-acetylmuramyl-L-alanine amidase AmpD, with protein MQLDPASGWCHGVQVCPSPNFNERPAGEVSLLVIHNISLPPAQFATGKVQEFFQNRLDVTEHPYFAGIADLRVSAHFLIERDGKVTQFVSCLERAWHAGVSVFEGRETCNDFSVGIELEGTDDLPFTEAQYQALVVLTRHLQKAFPAITVERICGHSDIAPGRKTDPGPAFDWARYRAALAQEEGQ; from the coding sequence ATGCAGTTGGATCCCGCAAGCGGGTGGTGTCACGGGGTGCAGGTCTGCCCCTCGCCCAACTTCAATGAACGCCCGGCGGGCGAAGTCTCCCTGTTGGTCATCCACAACATCAGCCTGCCGCCGGCGCAGTTCGCCACCGGCAAGGTGCAGGAATTTTTCCAGAATCGTCTGGATGTCACGGAGCATCCCTATTTTGCAGGGATCGCCGACCTGCGCGTCTCTGCGCATTTCCTGATCGAACGTGACGGCAAGGTCACCCAGTTTGTCTCCTGCCTTGAGCGTGCCTGGCATGCCGGCGTGTCGGTGTTCGAAGGACGGGAAACCTGTAACGATTTTTCCGTGGGCATCGAACTCGAAGGCACCGATGATCTGCCGTTCACCGAGGCGCAGTATCAGGCGTTGGTCGTGCTGACCCGGCATTTGCAAAAAGCGTTTCCAGCGATCACTGTCGAACGTATCTGCGGACATAGCGACATCGCACCCGGACGCAAGACCGACCCTGGACCCGCATTCGACTGGGCACGCTACCGCGCCGCCCTGGCACAAGAGGAAGGACAATGA
- the rpsO gene encoding 30S ribosomal protein S15: protein MALDVQEKAQIVADYQQAVGDTGSPEVQVALLTANINKLQGHFKANGKDHHSRRGLIRMVNQRRKLLDYLKGKDLSRYSALIARLGLRR, encoded by the coding sequence ATGGCTCTCGACGTTCAAGAAAAAGCCCAAATCGTAGCTGACTACCAGCAAGCTGTTGGTGACACTGGTTCGCCAGAAGTGCAAGTTGCACTGCTGACCGCCAACATCAACAAACTGCAAGGTCACTTCAAGGCCAACGGTAAAGACCACCACTCCCGTCGTGGTCTGATCCGCATGGTAAACCAGCGTCGTAAGCTGCTGGACTACCTGAAAGGCAAGGACCTGAGCCGTTACAGCGCTCTGATCGCTCGCCTGGGTCTGCGTCGCTAA
- the nadC gene encoding carboxylating nicotinate-nucleotide diphosphorylase, giving the protein MPNLRLADLTAEIEANVRRALLEDIGSGDITAQLIPAERLAKATIITRDAAVICGTAWVDTVFRQLDPRVAVHWQVRDGERVSPNQPLFHLEGPARSLLTGERSALNFLQLLSGVATRAQYLADFVAETDVKLLDTRKTLPGLRLAQKYAVTCGGCHNHRIGLYDAFLIKENHIAASGGIPQAIAAAHKIAPGKPVEIEVESLDELKEALAAGADIIMLDELSLDDMREAVRLNGGKAKLEASGGINESTLLPIAQTGVDYISIGAMTKDVKAVDLSMRLSL; this is encoded by the coding sequence ATGCCGAATCTACGTCTCGCCGATTTGACCGCCGAAATCGAAGCCAACGTGCGCCGTGCGTTGCTCGAAGACATCGGCAGCGGCGACATCACCGCGCAACTGATCCCGGCCGAACGCCTGGCCAAAGCCACCATCATTACCCGCGACGCGGCTGTCATCTGCGGCACAGCGTGGGTCGATACGGTGTTCCGTCAGCTCGACCCTCGGGTGGCAGTGCACTGGCAGGTGCGCGATGGCGAACGGGTTTCGCCGAACCAGCCGTTGTTTCACCTGGAAGGCCCGGCCCGTTCGCTGCTGACCGGTGAACGCAGTGCCCTGAACTTCCTGCAGTTGCTGTCCGGCGTAGCCACCCGCGCGCAATACCTCGCGGACTTCGTCGCCGAAACCGACGTGAAACTGCTCGACACCCGCAAGACCCTGCCGGGCCTGCGCCTGGCGCAGAAATACGCGGTCACCTGCGGTGGTTGCCATAACCATCGCATCGGCCTGTACGACGCGTTCCTGATCAAGGAAAACCATATCGCCGCCAGCGGCGGAATCCCGCAGGCCATTGCCGCCGCGCACAAGATCGCGCCGGGCAAACCGGTGGAAATCGAAGTGGAAAGCCTGGATGAACTGAAGGAAGCGCTGGCGGCCGGCGCCGACATCATCATGCTCGACGAACTGAGCCTCGACGACATGCGCGAAGCCGTGCGCCTGAACGGCGGCAAGGCGAAGCTGGAAGCCAGCGGCGGCATCAACGAAAGCACGCTGTTGCCGATTGCACAGACCGGGGTGGATTACATCTCGATCGGTGCGATGACCAAGGATGTGAAGGCCGTGGACCTGTCAATGCGCCTCAGTCTCTGA